The Persephonella atlantica genome includes a window with the following:
- a CDS encoding HNH endonuclease, with product MAKGIFLQPANIKNKMVRDHLERTIFQTVELNEILRFQPNIRSDLERFYVWGVIPGTKSKWDKIQIGDLVVFYSERKFYLLGQIVDKFHNKSLARYLWGEDQHGRTWEYVYLIDPDSLITINVDIEKVIKILNYSPGFVLQSALYHQNEKLLSLFTDRLMEDRTGKHDIITTVRREKISATIEKYKRDPSFSTTVKSNYGNKCAICGIPNEGAVVDAAHIKPVKEGGPDIEENGIALCKVHHNLFDAGLITIKDGKLITSPKMSHQLETHPVISEFKGKRVKLVKTSEKFLKWHQENIFKD from the coding sequence ATGGCAAAAGGAATTTTTTTACAGCCAGCTAACATTAAAAACAAAATGGTTAGAGATCACCTTGAAAGAACAATTTTTCAAACAGTAGAATTGAATGAAATATTGAGATTTCAGCCAAATATTAGGTCGGATTTAGAAAGATTCTACGTTTGGGGAGTTATTCCTGGAACAAAAAGCAAATGGGATAAGATCCAGATAGGAGATCTGGTTGTATTTTACTCTGAGAGAAAATTTTATTTACTGGGTCAGATAGTAGACAAATTTCACAACAAAAGCCTTGCAAGATACTTGTGGGGAGAAGATCAGCACGGCAGAACGTGGGAGTATGTATACCTCATAGACCCTGACAGTCTGATTACAATAAATGTAGATATTGAAAAAGTTATAAAAATTCTCAATTACTCCCCGGGCTTCGTGCTTCAGTCTGCATTATATCATCAAAATGAAAAACTACTGTCTCTTTTTACAGATAGACTGATGGAAGACCGTACAGGTAAACACGACATTATTACCACTGTACGGAGGGAAAAAATTTCTGCCACTATCGAAAAATACAAAAGGGATCCATCCTTTTCAACAACAGTAAAAAGCAATTACGGGAATAAATGTGCAATATGTGGAATTCCTAACGAAGGTGCTGTGGTAGACGCAGCCCACATCAAACCTGTAAAAGAAGGGGGACCAGACATTGAAGAAAATGGAATTGCTCTGTGTAAAGTTCATCATAATCTCTTTGATGCAGGACTGATAACCATAAAGGACGGAAAATTAATTACCTCACCTAAAATGTCTCATCAACTTGAAACTCACCCGGTAATTTCCGAATTTAAAGGTAAAAGAGTAAAACTGGTAAAAACTTCTGAAAAATTTCTAAAGTGGCATCAGGAAAACATTTTTAAAGATTAA
- a CDS encoding ATP-dependent DNA helicase, which yields MKSQNKITKHISVRLTWHDNGWNGNSCKNPAKNLPCMQDANQFLHRAKVIFNSSCSTDTGNAKKYLSKYLKQNSCFLNYSKLGYICKIHSIYLLEKSSISQLPPCDSFSAFKEKNPYVHTKNPARITDRYDEEAIKNCSNGKKPWEYIKNWNQVKYFPQDYRKHIVNRSSVALFYTVNFPEESGKFIVGYSVIKDKNEDFISAGKGKTTTFNKSNAGGRWGEEWCFLLDEKDRYRFPFQELIDSGNTELLERARNILKVEPQDEKFFRNLSLFIPEHILIKYLKKLRQAVNILEFSKVDPKTGGDFTKIDTKIQELRQTYLSFKYPGLPAVGRFLFLWDAYRLYEEHLDFESELKESLFEAVEKNSYFFTINGKKLFIGSKKKGLHPKNEISQDFLKLLKDTLIYYPVSSDKIIKRIELLINKSILNVREINKNPYLLYEEFIPSLDDSIGLSFEDVDYGEYKKSIEKFQKSSKSKEIKDRISRNFYLNPYRIRALIHEFFKVYEDDPGFVWVSFKDMERYIRKRLSSGLGTGKLEFDFEEILKADEIKETVEVDFDKKYLTLKKLAEYEKEVNKKIKHLLTSKSLKHYSNVKNKIKDILGEIPEEEIIEKEKAVKKILSNRFTFISGVAGSGKSTLIKILTEILKEHKEDYKILTPTGKSGERLRQEGLESETIHYFLKSNGFIDDELLIFNKNGNVQEVKNLIIDEISMVPLDLLYYLFNGVNLKKLKRLILVGDIKQLPPIGYGYPAKDIYNFLVKHHPQNLIKLDKSYRSTDKFIKLANKLRNKNLTPEDITPYLTDSINNNSFQILRFSNQQDLENLLKQILEKENITKEKLAKDPEVFQILTPKKEGYSGSNHINRYISNLLDKGQFDWNNTKVIKLVNTYCPEKKQKCVETFNGMIGSIFYKNGWKIRFKGGQIIDFSGEKLGYEYDYAYGITIHKSQGSEFGVVVVILPKNIGNLFTRELLYTALTRAKKRLYLLVEDENLFYETPLDIERSSKLFEGNFLEIPENTEYISLRNTKILSKLDLYISAVLELNNISYTYKSSEADFETSDRKIYLINLNTYQGKIKNRTITESKESLKLTYTECIDVKSFTDKLKIRYPDRSGKNREDYREKLRSDYMKKKLIHIEPDTNLKIKTHNGLKTRSISEAILMLIFDHLGLRYEYEVEVVLGGKKLLPDFYFSDKNIYWEHLGLLDDPYYMEKWQKKKEIYKNAKIQVLSIKDWNGEQNCCIYTTEKDIKNLNKLWREINGKRNFFTAS from the coding sequence ATGAAAAGCCAGAATAAAATCACAAAACATATATCAGTCAGACTAACGTGGCACGACAACGGTTGGAACGGTAATAGCTGTAAGAATCCTGCAAAAAACCTTCCGTGTATGCAGGATGCAAACCAGTTTTTACACAGGGCAAAAGTGATTTTTAACAGCAGTTGCAGTACCGATACAGGTAATGCAAAAAAATACCTGTCTAAATATTTAAAACAAAATAGCTGTTTTTTAAACTACTCTAAACTTGGATACATCTGTAAAATACACAGCATTTATTTATTGGAAAAAAGCAGTATTTCCCAGCTTCCTCCCTGTGACAGTTTCTCGGCATTTAAAGAAAAAAACCCCTATGTTCATACCAAAAATCCTGCAAGGATTACGGACAGATATGATGAAGAAGCCATTAAAAACTGCTCTAATGGTAAAAAACCCTGGGAATACATAAAAAACTGGAATCAAGTAAAGTATTTCCCTCAAGATTACAGAAAACACATTGTTAATAGATCATCTGTGGCCCTTTTCTACACTGTTAATTTTCCTGAGGAGTCTGGAAAGTTTATTGTAGGTTACAGCGTTATAAAAGACAAAAATGAAGATTTTATATCTGCAGGGAAAGGAAAAACTACCACTTTTAACAAAAGCAATGCAGGAGGTAGATGGGGAGAAGAGTGGTGTTTTCTTCTAGATGAAAAAGACAGATACAGATTTCCCTTCCAAGAACTGATTGATTCAGGAAATACAGAACTTCTAGAACGAGCCAGAAACATTCTAAAAGTTGAACCTCAGGATGAAAAATTCTTTAGAAACCTATCTCTATTCATACCGGAGCACATTCTCATTAAATATCTAAAGAAACTCAGACAGGCTGTGAACATTTTAGAATTTAGTAAGGTTGACCCCAAAACTGGAGGAGATTTTACAAAAATAGATACTAAAATTCAGGAACTTAGACAAACATATCTGTCTTTTAAGTATCCTGGACTTCCTGCAGTTGGAAGATTTTTGTTTTTGTGGGATGCTTACAGATTATACGAGGAACATTTAGATTTTGAAAGCGAGCTAAAGGAATCTTTGTTTGAGGCTGTAGAAAAAAATTCTTACTTCTTTACTATAAACGGAAAAAAGCTTTTTATCGGCAGTAAAAAGAAAGGACTGCATCCTAAAAATGAGATATCACAGGATTTTTTAAAACTACTCAAAGATACACTTATTTATTATCCGGTATCAAGCGATAAAATCATAAAAAGAATTGAACTGCTAATAAACAAGAGCATTCTAAATGTTCGCGAAATTAATAAAAACCCATACCTTCTGTATGAAGAATTTATTCCATCACTGGATGATAGCATCGGCTTGAGTTTTGAAGATGTAGATTACGGTGAGTATAAAAAAAGCATTGAAAAGTTTCAAAAAAGTAGCAAAAGCAAAGAGATTAAAGACAGAATCTCAAGAAATTTTTACCTGAATCCGTACAGAATAAGAGCATTAATCCATGAGTTTTTTAAGGTTTACGAAGATGATCCTGGGTTTGTATGGGTTTCTTTTAAGGATATGGAACGGTACATCAGAAAGAGATTATCATCTGGGCTTGGAACAGGAAAACTTGAATTTGATTTTGAAGAAATTCTAAAAGCTGATGAAATTAAAGAGACTGTAGAAGTAGATTTTGATAAAAAATATTTAACCCTGAAAAAGCTTGCTGAATACGAAAAAGAAGTAAATAAAAAAATTAAACATCTTCTGACCTCTAAGTCTTTAAAACATTACTCTAACGTAAAAAACAAAATAAAAGACATTTTAGGGGAAATACCAGAGGAAGAAATAATAGAAAAAGAAAAAGCTGTAAAAAAGATCCTGTCAAACCGATTTACATTTATTTCTGGTGTTGCTGGTTCAGGAAAATCAACACTTATCAAAATTCTTACTGAAATTCTAAAAGAGCATAAAGAAGATTACAAAATCCTGACGCCAACGGGGAAATCAGGAGAAAGATTGAGACAGGAAGGACTGGAATCTGAAACCATTCACTATTTTTTAAAATCCAACGGCTTTATAGATGACGAGTTACTTATCTTCAATAAGAACGGGAATGTTCAAGAAGTCAAAAATCTTATAATTGATGAGATCTCGATGGTGCCTCTGGATTTACTTTACTACCTGTTTAACGGAGTAAATCTGAAAAAATTGAAAAGACTTATTCTGGTAGGTGATATAAAACAGCTTCCTCCAATAGGATACGGTTACCCAGCGAAAGACATTTATAACTTTTTAGTAAAGCATCATCCTCAAAACCTCATAAAACTAGACAAAAGCTACAGAAGCACAGATAAGTTTATTAAATTGGCAAATAAACTGAGAAACAAAAATCTTACCCCAGAGGACATTACTCCTTACCTAACAGACAGTATAAATAATAATAGCTTTCAGATTCTGAGATTTTCTAATCAGCAAGATCTTGAAAACTTGCTTAAGCAAATACTGGAAAAAGAAAATATAACAAAGGAAAAACTGGCAAAAGATCCTGAGGTCTTTCAGATACTGACCCCTAAAAAAGAAGGATACTCAGGAAGCAATCACATCAACCGCTACATCAGTAATCTCCTGGACAAAGGACAGTTTGACTGGAATAACACAAAGGTCATAAAGCTTGTTAACACATACTGCCCTGAAAAAAAACAAAAATGTGTGGAAACATTTAACGGAATGATTGGAAGTATATTCTATAAAAACGGCTGGAAAATAAGATTCAAAGGTGGACAGATAATAGATTTTTCAGGTGAAAAATTAGGATACGAGTACGACTACGCCTACGGAATAACAATACACAAGTCCCAGGGAAGTGAGTTTGGCGTGGTGGTAGTTATACTACCCAAAAATATTGGAAACCTATTTACAAGAGAATTATTATACACAGCACTAACAAGAGCAAAAAAGAGACTTTACCTGCTTGTAGAAGACGAGAATCTTTTCTATGAAACCCCCTTGGATATTGAAAGAAGCAGTAAGCTGTTTGAAGGAAACTTTCTAGAAATCCCTGAAAACACTGAATATATCTCATTAAGAAATACAAAAATTTTATCAAAGCTGGATTTATACATATCGGCTGTGCTGGAGCTAAACAACATTTCATATACATACAAATCCTCAGAAGCAGATTTTGAAACTTCAGACAGGAAAATTTACCTGATAAATCTAAACACATATCAGGGAAAGATAAAAAATAGAACCATTACCGAAAGCAAAGAAAGCCTTAAACTAACTTATACAGAATGTATCGATGTTAAGAGTTTTACAGATAAACTTAAAATCAGGTATCCAGACAGGTCGGGTAAAAATAGAGAAGACTATCGAGAGAAGCTAAGATCTGATTATATGAAGAAAAAGCTTATTCATATAGAACCAGATACAAATCTGAAAATAAAAACCCACAATGGTTTAAAAACAAGAAGCATATCTGAGGCCATCTTAATGCTTATATTCGATCATCTAGGCTTAAGGTACGAATATGAAGTAGAAGTCGTGCTTGGCGGTAAAAAACTCCTGCCGGACTTTTATTTTTCTGATAAAAACATTTATTGGGAACATTTAGGACTGTTAGACGATCCATACTATATGGAAAAGTGGCAGAAAAAGAAAGAAATTTATAAAAATGCCAAAATTCAGGTCCTGAGTATTAAGGACTGGAATGGGGAACAAAACTGCTGTATATATACAACCGAAAAAGATATTAAGAATTTAAACAAGCTGTGGAGGGAAATTAATGGCAAAAGGAATTTTTTTACAGCCAGCTAA
- a CDS encoding DNA polymerase beta superfamily protein produces MDKILQKLKKIEEETDIKVLFACESGSRAWGFESPDSDYDVRFIYVNKLDFYLSIEKQRDTVEISEGLFDFVGWDLKKALYLLRKSNPSIIEWINSPIVYKKDEEFFSTIKHLSQISFNPKALMYHYLHMAKTNYRTYLQTEHIKIKKYFYVIRPILSLMWIEKRKSAPPIKFRELLEKEDIDEKTKVEIKKLLAVKHKKRELDLYPKVKTLNSFIEKNIKYYEKLLNNMDLKKALPPAEEYDSLLKKTIFKYDRNACYSLQKLKEELEEFVKEREWEKYHTLKNLAVSISIESAELLEHFQWWDKNPESISEKEKKEIAYEIADIFTYLLHLSRKLGIDILKTAEEKLEKTKEKYPVERFKGRYEKPE; encoded by the coding sequence ATGGATAAAATACTGCAGAAACTTAAAAAGATAGAAGAAGAAACAGATATCAAAGTTCTTTTTGCCTGCGAATCTGGAAGCAGAGCCTGGGGTTTTGAATCACCAGATAGTGATTATGACGTCAGATTTATTTATGTAAATAAGCTTGACTTTTATCTATCTATAGAAAAACAGAGAGATACGGTAGAAATATCCGAAGGATTGTTTGATTTTGTTGGTTGGGATCTAAAAAAAGCTTTGTATTTGCTTAGAAAATCTAACCCTTCCATCATTGAATGGATCAACTCACCGATAGTTTACAAAAAAGATGAAGAGTTTTTTTCAACAATCAAACATCTTTCGCAGATTTCTTTTAATCCAAAGGCACTTATGTATCACTATCTGCATATGGCAAAGACTAACTACAGAACATATCTACAAACTGAACATATAAAAATAAAAAAATATTTCTATGTAATAAGGCCTATACTTTCGCTAATGTGGATAGAGAAGAGAAAGTCCGCACCTCCTATCAAATTCAGAGAACTTCTCGAAAAAGAAGATATTGACGAAAAAACGAAAGTGGAGATAAAAAAATTATTAGCCGTAAAACATAAAAAAAGAGAATTGGATCTTTATCCTAAAGTGAAAACTTTAAACAGTTTTATAGAAAAAAATATCAAATATTACGAAAAACTCTTAAATAACATGGATCTGAAGAAAGCTCTTCCTCCAGCTGAAGAATACGATTCTCTTCTAAAGAAGACAATTTTCAAATATGACAGGAATGCCTGTTACTCTTTACAAAAACTAAAAGAAGAACTGGAAGAATTTGTAAAAGAAAGAGAATGGGAAAAATATCACACTCTCAAAAATCTGGCAGTTTCAATATCTATCGAATCGGCAGAACTTCTCGAACACTTCCAATGGTGGGACAAAAATCCAGAAAGCATATCAGAAAAAGAAAAAAAAGAAATAGCTTACGAAATTGCAGATATTTTCACGTATTTATTGCATCTATCCAGAAAACTGGGTATAGACATATTAAAGACAGCAGAAGAAAAACTGGAAAAAACAAAAGAAAAATATCCAGTGGAAAGGTTTAAAGGAAGATATGAAAAGCCAGAATAA
- a CDS encoding N-formylglutamate amidohydrolase produces MFIERKFVRFLNNKSNILLDAPHAQPPGREFYTDEIAEKVARENELNCIISKVSRKKADLNRSVDYNLPYQQEARTEYIEAVKKLYESRKHKDRPYLHLTIHGMKDDYEADIEIGTVFDRICSPQIRRQFMEAFRENLLSVGLNPVIKVNNMFYGDPSLTELKIDNNYNIIQIEFSKTLRQNFRKEIVNALSETLKLI; encoded by the coding sequence ATGTTTATAGAAAGAAAGTTTGTCAGATTTTTAAACAACAAAAGCAACATTTTACTTGACGCTCCCCACGCACAGCCGCCAGGAAGAGAGTTTTACACAGATGAAATAGCTGAAAAAGTAGCAAGAGAAAACGAGCTTAACTGTATAATATCAAAAGTATCAAGAAAAAAAGCTGACCTGAACAGAAGCGTAGACTATAATCTTCCTTACCAGCAGGAGGCCCGAACAGAATACATTGAGGCTGTAAAAAAGCTTTATGAAAGCAGGAAACACAAAGACAGGCCATATCTTCACCTGACTATACATGGTATGAAGGATGACTATGAAGCAGATATAGAGATTGGAACGGTGTTTGACAGAATTTGCAGTCCGCAGATTAGAAGGCAGTTTATGGAAGCTTTCAGAGAAAATCTTTTATCAGTAGGACTAAATCCAGTCATAAAAGTAAACAACATGTTTTACGGAGACCCTTCTCTGACAGAACTAAAGATAGATAATAACTACAACATAATCCAGATAGAGTTTTCCAAAACATTGAGACAAAACTTTAGAAAGGAGATTGTAAACGCTTTATCAGAAACATTAAAGCTCATCTAA
- a CDS encoding gamma-glutamylcyclotransferase family protein, translating into MHKSYVFVYGSLRKGFGNHRLLENSKFLGYGKTKEKYSLYADGIPYVVKEPLTQIKGEIYEVDDETLNRLDQLEGHPEFYKRELIDVTTEDGKTIKAWIYFYPYKKGNLIKSGDYKDYRR; encoded by the coding sequence ATGCACAAAAGTTATGTCTTTGTTTACGGAAGCTTACGAAAGGGTTTTGGAAACCACAGGCTTTTAGAAAACAGCAAATTTTTAGGATATGGAAAAACAAAGGAAAAATACAGCCTGTATGCTGATGGAATTCCTTATGTTGTAAAAGAGCCTTTAACACAGATAAAAGGTGAGATTTATGAAGTTGATGATGAAACACTCAACAGATTAGACCAGTTAGAGGGTCATCCTGAATTTTATAAACGGGAGCTTATTGATGTAACAACTGAAGATGGCAAAACTATCAAAGCATGGATTTATTTTTACCCTTATAAAAAGGGAAATTTAATAAAGTCTGGAGATTATAAAGATTACAGGAGGTAA
- the dndB gene encoding DNA sulfur modification protein DndB, which produces MSYLFPAVRGIQANKEYYTVMCQLKLIPEIFKEINLPIIPPKLRAQRILNKSRVPAIKRYILENPDSYVFSSITVSVDGEVEFVPINEDNYQLGYLKISEDAKFIINDGQHRIEAIKQAIEENPLLVYETISMVIFVDLGLERSQQIFTDLNRFSVKPTPSISILYDYRDQIAELSRFLAENVYYFKDLVEYEKSSISNRSSKLFTLSSIYYSTKELLNKKEKTASITDEEREFSFYFWEEVGNNLPEWKKVKKGELPAYKAREKFITTHGLFLNAIAIVGRKLIDKGIQIDEGLRILESINWDRSNPEWEGIALNNGRLSKAYINIQKTAGFVLNKILEAIKYENKANK; this is translated from the coding sequence ATGAGCTACTTGTTTCCTGCGGTTCGTGGTATTCAAGCTAATAAAGAATATTATACTGTGATGTGCCAATTAAAGTTAATCCCAGAAATATTTAAGGAAATAAATCTTCCAATTATTCCTCCTAAACTAAGAGCTCAGAGAATTTTGAATAAAAGTAGGGTTCCAGCAATAAAAAGGTATATCTTAGAAAACCCCGATTCCTATGTTTTTTCATCTATAACGGTTTCTGTTGATGGTGAAGTCGAATTTGTCCCTATTAACGAAGATAATTATCAATTAGGATACCTAAAAATTTCCGAAGACGCTAAATTCATTATTAACGACGGTCAGCATAGAATAGAAGCTATAAAACAAGCTATTGAAGAAAATCCCTTATTAGTATACGAAACTATATCAATGGTTATTTTTGTGGATTTGGGTTTAGAACGAAGCCAACAGATTTTTACAGATCTAAATAGATTCTCGGTAAAACCAACACCTTCAATAAGTATCCTCTATGATTATAGAGATCAAATAGCAGAACTTTCTAGATTTTTGGCAGAAAATGTTTATTATTTCAAAGATCTGGTTGAATATGAAAAGAGTTCAATTTCGAATAGATCAAGTAAGCTTTTTACCCTAAGTAGTATATACTACTCTACTAAAGAACTTTTAAACAAAAAAGAGAAGACAGCTTCCATAACAGATGAAGAAAGAGAATTTAGCTTCTATTTTTGGGAAGAAGTAGGGAATAACCTTCCTGAATGGAAAAAGGTAAAGAAGGGTGAATTACCTGCTTATAAGGCTAGAGAGAAGTTTATTACTACTCATGGTCTTTTTCTTAATGCAATAGCAATAGTAGGCCGAAAATTAATTGATAAGGGAATCCAAATAGACGAGGGATTACGTATTCTAGAGAGCATAAACTGGGATCGTTCAAATCCAGAATGGGAAGGTATTGCTCTGAATAACGGGCGTTTATCCAAGGCTTATATAAATATCCAAAAAACCGCAGGTTTTGTCCTTAACAAAATACTTGAGGCTATTAAATATGAAAACAAAGCCAATAAATAA
- the dndC gene encoding DNA phosphorothioation system sulfurtransferase DndC: MKTKPINKPLEFGGKSLEELYKEIQEIYFSNNYPWIIGYSGGKDSTATLQLVWEALEKVPRIKLNKPIYVLSSDTLVEIPKVVNYVDKSLELINKSAKEKGMPIYAVKVTPEISDTFWVNLIGRGYPAPTNEFRWCTDRLKIDPTNKFVVETASKYGEVIVVLGVRKTESINREKTINEHKIENFRLSRHTTLPGAFVYTPIEDWTVDEVWDYLIRFKSPWGGNNRELFEMYKQANAGECPVIIELKEGSESQSCGNSRFGCWVCTVVKNEKSLSALIESGESWLKPLQEFRELLVETQDPEKKHIYRDYKRRDGNIYFLRHREKEGVKELGRGPYKFKYRKHFLEKLLLAEKRIQEKTGYDISLISQDELIEIQRIWKLEEGDWENSVYQIYEKVYGKSLSVPKEDIGIFSAEDRTLIEEIAKEEDIDPKLVIKLLNTYQYNRNLSRKSSLLKKLEKVLNEEWRTEEEILNEVNK; this comes from the coding sequence ATGAAAACAAAGCCAATAAATAAACCATTAGAATTTGGTGGAAAAAGTTTAGAGGAATTATATAAAGAAATTCAGGAAATTTATTTTTCAAATAACTATCCTTGGATTATAGGATATAGTGGTGGTAAAGATTCAACAGCTACACTCCAGTTAGTTTGGGAAGCTTTAGAAAAAGTACCAAGAATAAAACTAAACAAACCTATTTATGTTTTATCATCAGATACACTTGTTGAGATCCCTAAGGTGGTTAATTATGTAGATAAAAGCCTTGAACTTATAAATAAATCTGCTAAAGAAAAAGGTATGCCTATATATGCGGTAAAAGTAACACCAGAAATCTCAGATACATTCTGGGTAAACCTTATAGGAAGAGGGTATCCTGCTCCGACAAATGAATTCAGATGGTGCACTGATAGACTCAAAATAGATCCTACAAATAAGTTTGTTGTAGAAACTGCTAGTAAATATGGAGAAGTTATCGTCGTATTAGGAGTTAGAAAAACAGAAAGTATAAACAGAGAGAAAACTATAAATGAGCATAAAATAGAAAATTTTAGATTGTCTAGACACACAACTTTACCAGGAGCTTTTGTTTATACACCTATAGAAGATTGGACAGTAGACGAAGTATGGGATTATCTAATTAGGTTTAAATCCCCTTGGGGAGGTAACAATAGAGAACTTTTTGAGATGTATAAACAGGCAAACGCAGGAGAATGTCCGGTTATTATTGAGCTAAAAGAAGGTTCTGAATCTCAGAGTTGCGGAAATAGCAGATTTGGTTGTTGGGTTTGTACTGTTGTAAAAAATGAAAAATCTTTAAGTGCTTTAATAGAAAGTGGAGAATCATGGCTAAAACCTTTACAGGAATTTAGAGAACTACTTGTAGAAACACAAGATCCAGAAAAAAAACATATTTATAGAGACTATAAAAGAAGAGACGGGAATATATACTTTTTAAGACACAGAGAAAAAGAGGGGGTAAAAGAACTTGGAAGAGGACCTTATAAGTTTAAATATAGAAAACACTTTTTGGAAAAACTTTTATTAGCAGAAAAAAGAATACAAGAAAAAACTGGATATGACATAAGCCTTATATCTCAAGATGAGCTTATTGAAATTCAGAGAATATGGAAATTAGAAGAAGGAGATTGGGAAAACAGCGTATATCAAATTTATGAAAAAGTTTATGGAAAATCTTTAAGTGTACCCAAAGAAGACATTGGTATTTTTTCTGCAGAAGACAGGACTTTAATAGAAGAAATTGCAAAAGAAGAAGATATAGATCCCAAACTCGTCATAAAACTTTTGAATACTTATCAATACAACAGAAATTTATCTAGAAAATCTTCTTTGTTAAAAAAACTTGAAAAAGTTTTAAATGAAGAGTGGAGAACAGAAGAGGAAATTCTTAACGAGGTAAACAAATGA